A DNA window from Patescibacteria group bacterium contains the following coding sequences:
- a CDS encoding DNA topoisomerase subunit B encodes MAKNKDDKAEKTKGNGHHYRAEDIAVLEGLEPVRKRPGMYIGSTGLEGLHHLIWEIFDNGRDEAMGGYADHIEVVLLPENRVRITDNGRGIPVDIHQKTKVSALETVMTTLHAGGKFGGDGYAKATGGLHGVGASVVNALSSYARVEVHRDGGKYMQEYARGKQKAKVKKLGPSKLNGTIVTFDADPQIFQEIAYDWKRITGHLRQQAYLVKGMLVTIIDAREYKGKIEDEEVFYLSELGLQVPSTSFYFEGGLLSLVKHYNENQKPIHKNIFYVDKEGPGAVAVEVAFQYVDDISERLVPFANNTHNPEGGMHVTGFKTALTRGLNNYARKSNILKESEENFTGDDVLEGLTAVISVKLKEIQFEGQTKAKLGSVEARGAVETVFGEALSEFLEENPDDGRAIVNKVVLALKARKAAKAAKDSVLRKGALEGMTLPGKLADCQTRNMEEAEIFIVEGDSAGGSSKQGRDRRTQAILPLRGKILNVERARLDRMLASTEIKALVIALGTAIGDTFDISKLRYGKIICAADADVDGAHITTLLLTLFYRYFKPLIEGGFVYIAKPPLYKIKKGKEVVYAYTEEEKNKIVGKDSEVVEEERGAPEEGEEAEEAEEGEGESTAAKKAPKISLQRYKGLGEMNPDELWETTMNPKTRILKKVMISDAEEANRVFDTLMGTDVPARKAFIQTNAKMANIDV; translated from the coding sequence ATGGCTAAAAATAAGGACGATAAAGCGGAAAAAACAAAGGGCAACGGACACCATTATAGAGCGGAGGACATCGCCGTTTTAGAGGGTCTTGAACCGGTGCGAAAGCGTCCGGGTATGTATATCGGCTCCACCGGTCTTGAGGGTCTCCATCACCTCATTTGGGAGATCTTTGATAACGGCCGTGATGAAGCTATGGGTGGCTATGCCGACCATATTGAGGTTGTACTCTTGCCCGAGAATCGCGTGCGCATTACAGACAATGGCCGCGGTATTCCCGTTGATATTCATCAGAAGACAAAAGTGTCCGCGCTTGAGACCGTGATGACAACGCTTCATGCCGGCGGTAAATTTGGCGGTGATGGGTACGCCAAAGCGACAGGCGGTCTTCACGGCGTCGGTGCCTCTGTGGTAAACGCGCTCTCGTCTTATGCCAGAGTAGAAGTACATCGTGATGGAGGCAAGTATATGCAGGAGTACGCGCGAGGCAAACAGAAAGCAAAAGTAAAGAAACTGGGTCCCTCAAAACTGAATGGCACCATTGTTACTTTTGATGCTGACCCTCAAATCTTTCAAGAGATCGCCTATGATTGGAAAAGGATCACGGGCCATCTTCGTCAGCAGGCGTATCTCGTGAAGGGCATGCTCGTTACTATTATTGACGCGCGGGAGTATAAAGGAAAAATAGAGGATGAAGAAGTGTTTTATTTGAGCGAACTTGGCCTGCAAGTGCCCTCAACATCATTTTATTTTGAAGGGGGATTGCTTTCACTGGTAAAGCATTATAATGAAAACCAAAAACCGATCCACAAAAACATCTTTTACGTAGACAAGGAAGGGCCGGGCGCCGTTGCAGTGGAAGTGGCATTTCAATACGTTGATGATATTTCCGAACGATTGGTGCCGTTTGCCAACAACACTCATAACCCCGAAGGAGGTATGCATGTGACCGGTTTTAAGACAGCGCTCACGCGCGGTTTGAATAATTACGCGCGCAAAAGCAATATCTTGAAAGAAAGCGAAGAAAACTTCACGGGAGACGACGTGCTTGAGGGTCTTACCGCCGTCATCTCGGTCAAACTCAAAGAAATTCAGTTTGAAGGACAAACAAAAGCAAAACTCGGGAGCGTAGAGGCTCGCGGTGCCGTTGAAACGGTCTTCGGCGAGGCGCTTTCGGAATTTTTGGAAGAAAACCCCGACGACGGGAGAGCGATCGTTAATAAAGTGGTATTGGCCCTCAAGGCTCGCAAGGCGGCAAAGGCGGCAAAGGATTCCGTGTTAAGAAAAGGCGCGTTGGAAGGAATGACGCTTCCCGGAAAACTGGCTGATTGTCAGACCAGAAATATGGAAGAAGCGGAAATATTCATTGTTGAGGGAGATTCCGCAGGCGGTTCAAGCAAGCAGGGGCGTGATCGGCGCACACAAGCGATCTTGCCGCTCCGGGGGAAAATATTGAATGTGGAACGCGCGCGGCTTGACCGAATGCTTGCCTCAACGGAAATTAAAGCGCTGGTAATTGCGCTTGGGACCGCTATTGGTGATACGTTTGATATTTCTAAGCTTCGATACGGGAAGATCATTTGTGCGGCCGATGCCGATGTTGACGGGGCACACATAACGACACTGCTTCTCACACTTTTCTACCGCTATTTCAAGCCTCTCATTGAGGGAGGATTCGTGTATATTGCAAAACCTCCGTTGTATAAGATCAAAAAAGGCAAGGAGGTCGTCTATGCGTACACGGAAGAGGAGAAAAATAAGATCGTAGGCAAAGACAGCGAAGTGGTTGAAGAGGAGAGAGGAGCTCCTGAAGAAGGGGAAGAGGCAGAGGAGGCAGAAGAGGGCGAAGGAGAGAGTACTGCCGCAAAGAAAGCACCAAAAATTTCTCTCCAGCGCTACAAGGGTCTCGGCGAGATGAACCCCGATGAGCTGTGGGAAACAACCATGAATCCTAAAACGCGGATCTTGAAAAAGGTGATGATTAGCGATGCAGAGGAAGCTAATCGAGTATTTGATACTTTGATGGGAACCGATGTGCCGGCGCGCAAGGCATTTATCCAGACAAACGCAAAAATGGCAAACATTGACGTGTGA
- a CDS encoding C39 family peptidase, whose translation MNSKSNSNIKNGSAMKLEVPYYSQFLDVEDKYWMPRACGMACAKMVLDFYEVDTASLDELIKKGSGEGGYSTWGWVHDYFVALAKEYGLEAHREEKMDPEKGMASIIDALRRNHPVIVSATKHILGQTKFHMVVITGYEEDRGAITGLYYHDPESTTRERGQHLFVDKETFMREWRKMAIFIMPSEERNKNRNK comes from the coding sequence ATGAATAGTAAGTCAAACTCAAACATAAAAAATGGAAGCGCAATGAAACTGGAAGTGCCATACTATTCCCAATTTCTTGACGTGGAAGACAAATACTGGATGCCGAGAGCATGCGGAATGGCGTGCGCGAAAATGGTGCTTGATTTTTATGAAGTAGATACCGCATCTCTTGATGAACTCATCAAGAAAGGTTCTGGAGAGGGCGGATACTCCACGTGGGGATGGGTGCATGATTATTTTGTGGCACTTGCGAAAGAGTACGGACTCGAGGCGCATCGCGAAGAAAAGATGGACCCGGAGAAGGGAATGGCGTCTATCATTGACGCACTGCGCCGTAATCATCCTGTCATCGTGTCCGCTACTAAACACATTTTAGGACAGACAAAGTTCCACATGGTCGTCATAACCGGTTACGAAGAAGACAGAGGCGCGATTACTGGATTGTATTATCACGATCCCGAATCAACCACCAGGGAAAGGGGGCAACACCTCTTTGTGGACAAGGAAACATTCATGCGTGAATGGCGCAAAATGGCTATTTTTATTATGCCTAGCGAGGAACGGAATAAAAATCGAAACAAGTAA
- the thrS gene encoding threonine--tRNA ligase, translating to MESEKLSAIRHSLAHLLATAVLEKYPDTKLAIGPVIENGFYYDFEFPSGVSISPEDLKEFQKRMKKLTNKGLPFVGREVSLKEAREIFAGQPYKLELIDEFSKEGQTLTAYTNGDFVDLCRGGHVNNTDELNADAFALTHTAGAYWRGKESNKMLTRIYGLAFETREELDAHIAALEEAKKRDHRKLGRELDLFTFSDLVGPGLPLFTPKGTAMRDAIIEKIHDIQKKFGYQNVWIPHITKKELYEKSGHWEKFGDELFKVKGVSDTEFVMKPMNCPHHTQIYASRPRSYRDLPIRFTETTAVYRDEQAGELLGLSRVRSITQDDAHIFCTIDQVEQEAGNIISVIKEFYESLGMWGTKGSWVSLSVRDPKTPEKYLGDSAHWDMAENILEKVAHNESVPCKRVSGEAAFYGPKLDFIFKDALGRERQLATIQLDFVMPGRFSLEYTDEQGKKETPVMIHRAIAGSLERFLAVIIEHFAGAFPLWLSPVQVKVLSIGAAHKEYAAKVYAMLRETDIRAELDLSDETLGKKIRNVKLEKVPYFIVIGDQEVGGEQITVESRDRGKIGITTVDEFTRNMKEETTSRNVY from the coding sequence ATGGAATCAGAAAAACTATCGGCAATACGGCACTCCTTGGCTCATCTTTTGGCGACGGCGGTGCTTGAAAAATACCCCGACACAAAACTTGCCATTGGCCCCGTTATAGAGAATGGCTTTTATTACGACTTTGAATTCCCTTCTGGAGTCTCTATTTCCCCCGAAGATCTGAAGGAATTCCAGAAACGAATGAAAAAACTCACCAACAAAGGATTGCCTTTTGTTGGGCGTGAGGTCTCTCTCAAAGAAGCACGCGAGATATTTGCCGGTCAACCTTATAAACTTGAACTCATTGACGAATTTTCAAAAGAAGGACAGACGCTCACCGCGTATACAAACGGCGACTTTGTTGATCTGTGTCGCGGAGGGCACGTGAACAATACCGATGAGCTTAATGCCGACGCGTTCGCGCTCACCCATACTGCAGGAGCGTACTGGCGAGGCAAAGAGAGTAATAAAATGCTCACGCGTATCTACGGCCTGGCGTTTGAAACAAGAGAAGAACTTGATGCGCATATCGCGGCGCTTGAAGAGGCGAAAAAACGCGACCATAGAAAGTTGGGACGTGAACTTGATCTGTTCACCTTTTCAGACCTTGTAGGCCCGGGACTTCCCCTTTTCACGCCAAAGGGCACCGCTATGCGCGACGCGATCATTGAAAAAATACACGATATACAAAAAAAGTTTGGCTATCAAAACGTGTGGATTCCGCACATTACCAAAAAAGAGCTCTATGAAAAGAGCGGCCATTGGGAAAAATTTGGTGATGAATTATTCAAGGTGAAAGGAGTGTCGGATACTGAATTTGTGATGAAGCCGATGAATTGCCCCCATCACACGCAGATATACGCGAGCCGCCCTCGCAGCTACCGCGACCTTCCTATTCGATTCACCGAAACAACGGCCGTATACCGCGACGAGCAAGCCGGTGAACTATTGGGTCTTTCGCGCGTGCGCAGCATCACCCAGGATGACGCGCATATCTTTTGCACCATTGATCAAGTTGAACAAGAAGCAGGGAACATTATATCGGTCATTAAAGAATTTTACGAATCTCTCGGCATGTGGGGCACGAAAGGATCATGGGTATCACTTTCGGTGCGTGATCCAAAGACGCCTGAAAAATATTTGGGTGATAGCGCTCATTGGGACATGGCAGAAAATATTCTGGAGAAAGTGGCGCACAATGAAAGTGTTCCTTGTAAGCGTGTTTCGGGAGAAGCGGCATTCTATGGCCCTAAGCTTGATTTCATATTTAAGGATGCCCTGGGAAGAGAGCGTCAACTGGCAACCATACAACTTGACTTCGTCATGCCGGGGCGCTTTTCACTTGAATACACCGATGAACAGGGCAAAAAAGAAACTCCTGTTATGATCCACCGTGCTATTGCCGGCTCTTTAGAGCGTTTCCTCGCCGTGATCATTGAACACTTTGCGGGAGCTTTCCCGCTCTGGCTTTCCCCTGTACAAGTGAAGGTGCTTTCCATTGGCGCGGCGCACAAAGAATACGCGGCAAAAGTATACGCGATGCTTCGCGAAACGGACATACGTGCGGAACTTGATCTTTCTGATGAAACGCTGGGCAAGAAAATACGCAACGTAAAATTAGAAAAAGTTCCTTACTTCATCGTAATCGGTGATCAGGAAGTAGGAGGTGAGCAGATCACCGTAGAGAGTCGTGATCGAGGAAAAATCGGCATAACAACCGTTGATGAATTTACCCGCAACATGAAAGAAGAAACAACGAGCCGAAATGTATATTAA
- a CDS encoding DUF5674 family protein has translation MNIVVVEKEVSLADLKVVAQEFYQTMIKGVVDIEKEVVAFGGEYHIDANQKLTERDSEQKNIWGFNVYLNRPRDTWIEYISLINIRPSEGNTAMEVSDPKIRERIKKIVDAKII, from the coding sequence ATGAATATCGTTGTCGTGGAAAAAGAAGTATCCCTTGCAGACCTCAAAGTAGTCGCTCAAGAATTTTACCAAACGATGATCAAAGGCGTTGTGGATATTGAAAAGGAGGTTGTCGCATTCGGCGGGGAATATCACATTGACGCGAATCAAAAACTTACCGAGCGCGATTCAGAGCAAAAAAATATCTGGGGGTTCAACGTATATCTCAACCGGCCGCGCGATACTTGGATTGAATACATTTCGCTCATCAATATCCGTCCCTCTGAGGGGAATACTGCTATGGAAGTTTCCGACCCGAAGATTCGCGAACGGATAAAAAAAATTGTTGACGCAAAAATCATATGA